A region from the Hypericibacter adhaerens genome encodes:
- the rbfA gene encoding 30S ribosome-binding factor RbfA: MKAHRKSRAGSGPSQRQLRVGEEIRHVLAELFAEGRLHDPALAEARITVTEVKVSPDLKNATAFVLPFGGGDAATLVQALNHAAPYLRGEIARELKLRFATQIRFLPDNSFDRAQRLEALFREPDVARDLTAPADKDQEGDDEGGER, encoded by the coding sequence GTGAAGGCACATCGCAAATCGCGCGCGGGCTCGGGCCCGAGCCAGCGCCAGCTGCGCGTGGGCGAGGAGATCCGGCATGTGCTGGCCGAGCTCTTCGCCGAGGGGCGGCTGCACGACCCGGCCCTGGCCGAGGCGCGGATCACCGTGACCGAGGTCAAGGTCAGCCCGGACCTGAAGAACGCGACCGCCTTCGTGCTGCCCTTCGGCGGCGGCGATGCCGCCACGCTGGTCCAGGCGCTCAATCACGCGGCCCCTTATCTGCGCGGCGAGATCGCGCGCGAATTGAAGCTGCGCTTCGCCACCCAGATCCGTTTTCTGCCCGACAATTCCTTCGACCGCGCCCAGCGCCTCGAGGCGCTCTTCCGCGAGCCGGACGTGGCGCGCGATCTGACGGCGCCGGCCGACAAGGACCAGGAAGGGGACGACGAGGGCGGGGAGCGCTGA
- the truB gene encoding tRNA pseudouridine(55) synthase TruB, with protein MARRRKGQPISGWVVLDKPLGMTSTQAVSAVRRLFDANKAGHGGTLDPLATGLLPIALGEATKTVPYVMDGRKIYRFTVRWGEARSTDDAEGPVTATSDRRPGQAEIEAVLPRFQGEIDQVPPAFSAIKVEGERAYDLARAGEAVDLAPRRVWIERLELVRQLDADHAEFEAETGKGVYMRSLARDLALALGTVGHVSALRRIAVGPFTESQAISLESLKALGHIPPASGHLLPVEAALDDIPALPLTDAEALRLRSGQSVGLLRASDRERLGAIRSGDLVCAMAGGKPVALARWEAGDLRPVRVLHL; from the coding sequence ATGGCGCGTCGCCGCAAGGGTCAGCCGATCAGCGGCTGGGTGGTCCTCGACAAGCCGCTGGGCATGACCTCGACCCAGGCCGTGAGCGCGGTGCGCCGCCTGTTCGATGCCAACAAGGCCGGCCATGGCGGTACGCTCGATCCGCTCGCGACCGGCCTCCTGCCGATCGCGCTCGGCGAGGCGACCAAGACCGTTCCCTATGTAATGGACGGCCGGAAGATCTATCGCTTCACCGTGCGCTGGGGCGAGGCGCGCTCGACCGACGACGCCGAGGGCCCGGTCACGGCCACCAGCGACCGCCGGCCCGGCCAGGCCGAGATCGAGGCCGTGCTGCCCCGCTTCCAGGGCGAGATCGATCAGGTGCCGCCCGCCTTCTCGGCCATCAAGGTCGAAGGCGAGCGGGCCTACGACCTGGCCCGGGCCGGGGAAGCGGTCGATCTGGCCCCGCGCCGGGTCTGGATCGAGCGGCTGGAACTGGTGCGGCAGCTTGACGCCGACCATGCCGAGTTCGAGGCCGAGACCGGCAAGGGCGTCTATATGCGTAGTCTTGCCAGGGACTTGGCTCTGGCGCTGGGGACCGTCGGCCATGTCTCGGCCCTGCGGCGGATCGCGGTCGGCCCCTTCACGGAATCCCAGGCGATTTCTCTGGAATCGCTCAAGGCCCTGGGGCATATTCCGCCCGCCTCAGGGCACCTGTTACCGGTCGAGGCGGCGCTGGACGACATCCCGGCCCTCCCCTTGACCGACGCCGAGGCGCTTCGCCTGCGTTCTGGCCAGTCCGTCGGTCTGCTCCGCGCGAGCGACCGCGAACGGCTGGGCGCAATCCGCAGCGGTGACTTGGTCTGCGCCATGGCCGGCGGAAAGCCGGTGGCGTTGGCCCGCTGGGAAGCCGGCGACCTGCGCCCCGTGCGCGTGTTGCATCTCTAA